A genomic region of Roseateles amylovorans contains the following coding sequences:
- the pcaF gene encoding 3-oxoadipyl-CoA thiolase produces the protein MHAFICDAQRTPFGRYGGALSSLRADDLGALPIQALMARHPTLDWSALDDVFYGCANQAGEDNRNVARMSALLAGLPVEVPGMTLNRLCGSGMDAVGTAARAIRAGEAHLLIAGGVESMSRAPFVMPKAESAFSRANAIYDTTIGWRFINPRMKAQHGVDSMPETAEHVAAEFGIPRDAQDRMALASQTKALAAQRGGVFDDEICPVTLPQKKGDPVVVRQDEHPRETSLEALARLKGVVRPDGSVTAGNASGVNDGSCALLMASEAAIGRHRLTPRARVLGMAVAGVPPRIMGIGPAPASRKVLAQVGLTLDQMDVIELNEAFAAQGLAVLRDLGLQDDDPRVNPNGGAIALGHPLGASGARLVATAVNQLHRSGGRYALCTMCIGVGQGIAVVVERV, from the coding sequence ATGCACGCCTTCATCTGTGACGCCCAGCGCACCCCCTTCGGCCGCTACGGCGGCGCCCTGTCCTCGCTGCGCGCGGACGATCTGGGCGCCCTGCCGATCCAGGCCCTGATGGCGCGCCATCCGACGCTTGATTGGTCCGCGCTGGACGACGTCTTCTACGGCTGCGCCAACCAGGCCGGCGAGGACAACCGCAATGTGGCCCGCATGTCGGCCCTGCTGGCCGGGCTGCCGGTGGAGGTGCCCGGCATGACACTCAACCGGCTGTGCGGCTCGGGCATGGATGCCGTCGGGACCGCCGCGCGGGCCATCCGGGCGGGAGAAGCCCATCTGCTGATCGCCGGCGGCGTGGAAAGCATGAGCCGCGCGCCCTTCGTGATGCCGAAGGCCGAGAGCGCGTTTTCACGGGCCAACGCCATTTACGACACCACCATCGGATGGCGATTCATCAATCCCAGGATGAAGGCGCAGCACGGTGTCGATTCGATGCCGGAAACGGCCGAGCACGTCGCCGCCGAATTCGGCATCCCGCGCGACGCGCAGGACCGCATGGCGCTGGCCAGCCAGACCAAGGCCTTGGCGGCCCAGCGCGGCGGCGTCTTCGACGACGAGATCTGTCCGGTCACCCTCCCCCAGAAGAAGGGCGACCCGGTGGTGGTGCGCCAGGACGAGCATCCGCGTGAGACCAGTTTGGAGGCGCTGGCCCGGCTCAAGGGCGTGGTCCGCCCGGACGGCAGCGTGACCGCCGGCAATGCGTCCGGCGTGAATGACGGCAGCTGTGCCCTGTTGATGGCCAGCGAGGCGGCGATCGGCCGACATCGGTTGACGCCGCGCGCGCGGGTGCTGGGTATGGCGGTGGCCGGCGTGCCGCCGCGCATCATGGGCATCGGCCCGGCCCCGGCCAGCCGCAAGGTGCTGGCGCAGGTCGGCCTGACGCTGGACCAGATGGACGTCATCGAGCTCAACGAAGCCTTCGCGGCGCAGGGCCTGGCCGTACTGCGCGACCTGGGTCTGCAGGACGACGATCCGCGGGTCAATCCCAACGGCGGCGCCATTGCGCTGGGCCATCCCCTGGGGGCCAGCGGGGCGCGACTCGTGGCCACCGCGGTGAACCAGCTGCACCGCAGCGGGGGGCGGTATGCGCTGTGCACCATGTGCATTGGCGTCGGTCAGGGCATCGCGGTGGTGGTCGAG
- a CDS encoding HD-GYP domain-containing protein has protein sequence MKDRSADPLIDVSQLKVGMFIHLDLGWMSHPFPLSSFKLSSDEQLLILRRLGLKQVRWSPGKSDLPIEATPMPAASAPAAEVIVPAATVEVEDQELARHRRLLAEQRDALQLCEQQYAEAAVALRDLMELVPREPLDARDRSAALSRALLDKMLVEGDINIRLLNEGAGDRGTAHALNVAVISMLLGRAFGMVRDEMLDLGQGALLHDIGKMEVTPRFRHRDDGFTSAEVQAYQQHVAKGVVLAQKMGVTPGPLLIIAQHHEHADGTGFPQHLNADRMSIGARIVALVNRFDGLCNPLVASKAMTPHEALSLMFAQGRSRFDATMLNAFIRMMGVYPPGSAVQLTDDRYAMVVAVNSSRPLKPKVMVYDPKVPREEALILNLEALPDLGIRRSVKPQQLPRAAQDYLSPRSRIAYFFEAVGLPAAPGELAA, from the coding sequence ATGAAGGACAGATCGGCCGATCCGTTGATCGATGTAAGCCAGCTCAAGGTGGGGATGTTCATCCACCTCGATCTCGGCTGGATGTCGCATCCGTTTCCGCTGAGCAGCTTCAAGCTGAGCTCGGATGAGCAGCTGTTGATTCTTCGCCGGCTGGGTCTCAAGCAGGTGCGCTGGAGTCCGGGCAAGAGCGATCTGCCGATCGAGGCCACGCCGATGCCGGCGGCGTCTGCACCCGCCGCCGAGGTCATCGTCCCGGCGGCGACGGTCGAGGTGGAAGACCAGGAGCTGGCCCGTCATCGCCGCCTGCTGGCCGAGCAGCGCGATGCCTTGCAGCTCTGCGAACAGCAGTATGCGGAAGCCGCCGTCGCCCTGCGCGACCTGATGGAGCTGGTCCCCCGCGAGCCGCTGGATGCGCGCGATCGCTCCGCCGCGCTGTCGCGGGCGCTGCTCGACAAGATGCTGGTCGAGGGCGACATCAACATCCGTCTGCTCAACGAAGGCGCCGGCGACCGAGGCACCGCGCATGCGTTGAACGTGGCGGTGATTTCCATGTTGCTCGGCCGTGCCTTCGGCATGGTGCGCGATGAGATGCTGGACCTGGGCCAGGGCGCCCTGCTGCATGACATCGGCAAGATGGAAGTCACCCCGCGCTTCCGCCATCGGGATGACGGTTTCACCAGCGCCGAGGTCCAGGCCTATCAGCAGCATGTGGCCAAGGGCGTGGTGCTGGCTCAGAAAATGGGCGTCACGCCCGGTCCGCTGCTGATCATTGCCCAGCATCACGAGCATGCGGACGGCACCGGGTTCCCGCAGCACCTCAATGCGGACCGCATGAGCATCGGCGCCCGCATCGTGGCGCTGGTCAACCGGTTCGACGGCCTGTGCAATCCGCTGGTCGCCTCCAAGGCAATGACACCGCACGAGGCGCTGTCGCTCATGTTCGCCCAGGGGCGCAGCCGCTTCGATGCGACCATGCTCAATGCCTTCATCCGCATGATGGGCGTCTACCCACCGGGCTCGGCCGTCCAACTGACCGACGACCGGTATGCGATGGTGGTGGCGGTCAATTCCTCGCGCCCGCTCAAGCCCAAGGTGATGGTCTATGACCCGAAGGTGCCGCGCGAAGAGGCGCTGATCCTGAACCTGGAAGCGCTGCCGGATCTCGGCATCCGCCGCAGCGTCAAGCCTCAGCAACTGCCGCGCGCCGCACAGGACTACCTGTCGCCGCGCTCGCGCATTGCCTATTTCTTCGAAGCTGTTGGTCTGCCCGCTGCGCCCGGGGAGCTGGCGGCGTGA